The Mycolicibacterium flavescens genome has a segment encoding these proteins:
- the andAa gene encoding NAD(FAD)-dependent dehydrogenase, with protein MATGLRDVVVIGAGVAGVRAAETLRQKGFDGALTIVGDERQPPYHRPPLSKKLLSGEIHRAGIDMAPQFDLDARVLRGASAVGLDDRSCTVRVRDEDRELSLRYDGLVIASGAVPRQWPGGPVPDGVMMLRTVDDCLAIRERLVSRPRVAVIGGGFIGVEVAATCRALGLNVTLIQRGSNPLLSALGAELAPHWAELHRGHGVDLRLGVGVEKFVGKRKVKALRLTDGSRVKADLVVIGLGVTPATDWLEGSGVRIDDGVLCDATGTAEGVRGVVAAGDVARWWHPRYERHLRIEHWDVANRQGEAAAQTLLTGPQHAERFDELPYFWSDQYDVKLQMLGLPTDHDSVDIVEGDVNQWEFVAAYGRGGRTVAVLSTIPGRVHAYRGALEENAAFPPKPAA; from the coding sequence ATGGCGACGGGACTGCGAGACGTTGTTGTCATCGGCGCCGGGGTCGCAGGCGTGCGAGCAGCGGAGACGCTGCGGCAGAAGGGCTTTGACGGTGCGCTGACGATCGTCGGCGACGAGCGTCAACCCCCCTACCACCGGCCACCGCTGTCGAAGAAACTGTTGTCCGGAGAGATCCATCGGGCAGGCATCGACATGGCGCCGCAGTTCGACCTCGACGCCCGGGTGCTACGCGGCGCCTCGGCGGTGGGGCTGGACGACAGATCGTGCACCGTCCGCGTTCGAGACGAGGATCGAGAGCTGTCGCTGCGGTACGACGGACTGGTGATCGCCAGCGGCGCCGTTCCCCGCCAATGGCCGGGTGGTCCGGTGCCCGACGGCGTCATGATGCTGCGCACGGTCGACGACTGCCTCGCCATCCGGGAACGGCTCGTCTCACGCCCCCGTGTCGCGGTGATCGGCGGCGGCTTCATCGGGGTCGAGGTGGCCGCTACCTGCCGGGCGCTCGGGTTGAATGTGACACTGATCCAACGGGGTTCGAACCCGTTGCTGTCAGCACTGGGCGCAGAGCTGGCGCCGCACTGGGCCGAGCTGCACCGGGGGCACGGTGTCGACCTGCGGCTCGGAGTCGGTGTCGAGAAATTCGTGGGCAAGCGCAAGGTGAAGGCACTCCGGTTGACCGACGGTTCCCGGGTCAAGGCCGACCTCGTCGTCATCGGCCTGGGAGTCACGCCCGCAACCGACTGGCTCGAGGGTTCGGGAGTGCGCATCGACGACGGCGTGCTCTGCGATGCCACGGGCACCGCCGAGGGCGTTCGCGGCGTCGTGGCCGCCGGCGATGTCGCGCGTTGGTGGCATCCGCGCTACGAACGCCATCTGCGGATCGAACACTGGGACGTCGCCAACCGCCAGGGCGAGGCGGCGGCGCAAACGCTGTTGACCGGTCCGCAGCACGCCGAGCGCTTCGACGAGCTCCCCTACTTCTGGTCGGATCAGTACGACGTGAAACTCCAGATGCTGGGTCTGCCAACTGATCACGATTCGGTCGACATCGTCGAGGGCGACGTCAACCAGTGGGAGTTTGTCGCGGCGTACGGGCGTGGCGGGCGCACCGTCGCGGTGCTCAGCACGATCCCCGGACGCGTTCACGCCTACCGCGGCGCCCTCGAGGAGAATGCGGCGTTTCCGCCCAAGCCGGCGGCATAG
- a CDS encoding rifampin ADP-ribosyl transferase, translating into MSKPPKPFEVHESGAYLHGTKADLAVGDLLVPGRPSNFEEERISNHVYITQTLDAATWGAEMAAGEGRGRIYIVEPLGAVEDDPNVTDKKLPGNPTRSYRTREPVRIVGEITDWVGHPPEQLQAMLDGLEDLRRRGLAVIYD; encoded by the coding sequence GTGTCGAAACCGCCAAAGCCATTCGAAGTCCACGAGTCTGGCGCCTACCTCCACGGGACCAAGGCGGACCTCGCCGTGGGCGACCTCCTGGTGCCGGGACGTCCGTCGAATTTCGAAGAAGAGCGCATCTCCAACCACGTCTACATAACGCAGACGTTGGACGCCGCCACCTGGGGAGCCGAAATGGCGGCCGGTGAGGGACGCGGTCGCATCTACATCGTCGAACCCCTTGGCGCTGTCGAGGACGACCCGAACGTCACGGACAAGAAGCTGCCCGGCAATCCGACGCGCTCCTACCGGACCCGCGAGCCGGTGAGAATCGTCGGCGAGATCACCGACTGGGTCGGGCATCCACCCGAGCAACTTCAAGCGATGCTCGACGGCTTGGAGGACCTCCGGCGCCGGGGCCTGGCCGTCATCTACGACTGA
- a CDS encoding CsbD family protein — MSAADKARNKVDNLAGKAKEAVGNMTGDARTRDEGRSDQAKSNFKDAGEKIKDAFKK, encoded by the coding sequence GTGAGCGCAGCGGACAAAGCACGGAACAAGGTGGACAACCTCGCCGGTAAGGCGAAGGAAGCGGTCGGCAACATGACCGGCGACGCGCGTACCCGCGACGAGGGCCGCAGCGATCAAGCGAAATCCAACTTCAAGGATGCCGGCGAGAAGATCAAGGACGCCTTCAAGAAATAG
- a CDS encoding protein of uncharacterised function (DUF1206) produces MSFKGAVNDATGSRVVQFCARAGYPVSGTLHLLVAYTILRIALGLGGEADQSGALRTLATEGGGTFSLWIVAAGLIALAMWRFAETVLGLHPGESTEAHKRDSPLMNRLRAFGLALVYCAVAFTAVQFALGARTKGSEQTAGLSARLMQSDGGKAVLVLAGLAIAVIGAYFVHKGATRKFLKDLTVPGGRLVTVLGICGHVAEGLVLFAAGLSVVVATYVSDPAKSTGLDGAVKALGRAHYGEAILIAAATGFAAYGLYSFALARYSRM; encoded by the coding sequence GTGAGCTTCAAGGGCGCGGTCAACGATGCCACCGGAAGCCGCGTGGTCCAGTTCTGCGCCCGTGCGGGATATCCGGTCAGCGGAACACTGCACCTGCTGGTGGCCTACACGATTCTGCGGATCGCGCTGGGTCTCGGCGGTGAAGCCGACCAGTCCGGTGCCCTGAGGACGCTGGCCACCGAGGGCGGCGGAACCTTCTCGCTGTGGATCGTCGCCGCCGGGCTGATCGCGCTGGCGATGTGGCGGTTCGCCGAAACGGTGTTGGGGCTGCATCCCGGTGAAAGTACCGAGGCGCACAAACGCGATTCGCCACTGATGAACCGGCTCAGGGCCTTTGGTCTGGCGCTGGTGTACTGCGCGGTTGCCTTCACCGCGGTCCAGTTCGCATTGGGCGCAAGGACGAAGGGCAGTGAGCAGACCGCCGGGTTGAGCGCGAGGTTGATGCAGTCCGACGGCGGCAAGGCGGTTCTGGTGCTCGCGGGGCTCGCGATCGCCGTGATCGGCGCCTACTTCGTCCACAAGGGCGCGACGCGCAAGTTCCTCAAAGACCTCACCGTCCCGGGTGGTCGGCTGGTCACGGTGCTGGGCATCTGCGGCCATGTCGCCGAGGGTCTGGTGCTGTTCGCGGCCGGCCTGTCGGTCGTGGTGGCGACCTACGTGAGCGATCCGGCCAAATCGACTGGCCTCGACGGTGCGGTCAAGGCACTCGGACGCGCACACTACGGTGAGGCGATCTTGATCGCTGCGGCAACCGGTTTCGCGGCCTACGGGCTCTACAGCTTCGCGCTGGCCCGCTACTCGCGCATGTGA
- a CDS encoding conserved lipoprotein/antigen, whose translation MRLRSSGVPVLAAVAVVSGCGLVGETPSEEPARSGRIVIDGNGVDTQTVECTQHQWSMQIDAKAKTGSAQVYLELGGEQPVVRTVNIENVNEINGSAGGDAGKAEATTQGNVYTITGTVVGADGRNPGQSRTMPFEIKAPC comes from the coding sequence ATGCGGTTGCGGTCCAGTGGTGTACCGGTGTTGGCGGCCGTAGCCGTCGTGTCGGGTTGTGGTCTGGTCGGGGAGACGCCGTCTGAAGAGCCCGCCCGGTCCGGCCGGATCGTCATCGACGGCAACGGCGTGGACACCCAGACCGTCGAGTGCACCCAGCACCAGTGGTCGATGCAGATCGACGCGAAGGCGAAGACCGGCAGCGCGCAGGTGTACCTGGAGCTCGGTGGCGAACAGCCGGTCGTGCGGACCGTCAACATCGAGAACGTCAACGAGATCAACGGCTCCGCAGGCGGTGACGCCGGTAAAGCCGAGGCCACCACGCAGGGCAACGTCTACACCATCACCGGTACCGTCGTCGGCGCCGACGGGCGCAATCCCGGCCAATCCCGCACGATGCCGTTCGAGATCAAAGCGCCCTGCTGA
- a CDS encoding prolyl oligopeptidase family protein, with protein MSLIDLALLPLRIGRRAADTVLKAVTPQSRGPQSELVVIGGMPEGVPAAALLPEPELPAPQSWPFGEDFPRTCGTGRYADGAFFWTDFLYDDHGATGLLVGIPTGGLVPPRGTYVYPDGPAARNGADIFRVAIGLTDTHTWWRVDWNTLIDASIPIALFTFDTGAAPAATSDTDRTAAPMNEWPAGAGVTSAGIDTALLISATGARLIDLTTQSSTPVEHEVDMQARSFLAKVPRTLAKPEGTWTVRLAAGLANDAGDGFADVPVGRGARPGQPNVYNVAFRTHQQEKAHLNFWSDQTQAAALSDGDVTGFSVPLAWDQLAERATTEEPIVRGTSTRWYVSSIELGQGVTKTNILSTDPQFLGRVQPYSVCLPSTYTPGRQLPLTLLLHSLALGQNQFAAIDPRLLHQVCEDRESVVVTPLARGPSCWYFDEGELDVWEVWARVAEQLGTDPHRTVVSGYSMGGYAAYKLGLTYPEVFAQAVVLAGPPVCGVRLLPDVDVPGDLDFDSHCAREGDTWELLPNGRWLPFVIAHGVLDQFVPITSVLSQVLELDRLGYRYRFTVYPFEDHVTWVLDDEFDDPIAHMGTGLRQPDPGHITYSWYPELVRPDLGLGPQHVWWLSNLSADADLAGKRGAVATVDARSYARPDPTRTIRRRRGVEPDLDLSPGLYTELLWRTGPGVEPMPFLTLKLTGVAGITVDVARAGLASLDTSSIDISTDTETRVELAALPPDVAVLLDGEPVGTDVRVPVGRHTIALTAATVPSKEVMAALLRR; from the coding sequence ATGTCCCTCATCGACCTGGCGCTGCTGCCACTGCGGATCGGACGCCGTGCGGCAGACACTGTGCTCAAAGCCGTCACCCCCCAATCGCGTGGCCCGCAATCGGAACTCGTCGTCATCGGCGGCATGCCCGAAGGCGTGCCCGCCGCGGCATTGCTCCCCGAACCCGAGCTGCCTGCGCCACAGAGCTGGCCGTTCGGCGAAGACTTCCCCCGCACGTGCGGAACGGGCCGCTACGCCGACGGCGCGTTCTTCTGGACCGATTTTCTCTACGACGACCACGGCGCCACCGGCTTGCTCGTCGGCATCCCGACCGGCGGCCTGGTGCCCCCGCGTGGCACCTACGTCTACCCCGACGGGCCCGCCGCCCGCAACGGCGCCGACATCTTCCGCGTCGCGATCGGCCTCACCGACACCCACACGTGGTGGCGCGTCGACTGGAACACCCTGATCGACGCGTCAATCCCGATCGCGCTGTTCACTTTTGACACCGGAGCCGCTCCGGCGGCGACATCAGACACCGACCGCACCGCGGCGCCCATGAACGAGTGGCCCGCCGGGGCCGGTGTCACCTCAGCCGGTATCGACACCGCCCTGCTCATCTCCGCCACAGGCGCGCGGCTGATCGACCTCACCACGCAATCCTCGACACCGGTCGAGCACGAGGTCGACATGCAGGCCCGGTCCTTCCTCGCCAAAGTCCCGCGCACGCTCGCCAAACCGGAAGGCACCTGGACGGTCCGACTGGCCGCCGGGTTGGCCAACGATGCGGGCGACGGTTTCGCCGACGTACCCGTCGGCCGCGGCGCGCGGCCTGGCCAGCCGAACGTCTACAACGTCGCCTTCCGCACCCACCAGCAGGAGAAGGCGCACCTGAACTTCTGGTCGGACCAGACCCAAGCCGCAGCGTTGAGCGACGGCGACGTGACCGGGTTCTCGGTTCCGCTCGCCTGGGACCAGCTCGCCGAGCGCGCCACCACCGAGGAGCCGATCGTGCGCGGCACCTCCACCCGCTGGTACGTCTCCTCGATCGAGCTGGGCCAGGGCGTCACCAAGACGAACATTTTGAGCACCGACCCGCAGTTCCTCGGCCGCGTGCAGCCCTACTCGGTGTGCCTGCCCTCGACGTACACGCCCGGCCGACAGCTGCCGTTGACGCTGCTGCTGCACTCACTTGCGTTGGGGCAGAACCAGTTCGCCGCGATCGACCCGCGGCTGCTGCACCAGGTCTGCGAGGACCGCGAATCGGTGGTGGTGACGCCGTTGGCCCGCGGTCCGTCGTGCTGGTACTTCGACGAAGGCGAACTCGACGTGTGGGAGGTGTGGGCGCGGGTGGCCGAACAGCTCGGCACCGATCCCCACCGCACCGTCGTCTCCGGTTACTCCATGGGCGGCTACGCGGCCTACAAACTGGGGCTGACATACCCGGAGGTGTTCGCGCAGGCCGTCGTGCTGGCCGGGCCGCCCGTCTGCGGGGTGCGGCTGCTGCCCGACGTCGACGTCCCCGGCGACCTCGACTTCGACTCGCACTGCGCCCGCGAAGGCGATACCTGGGAACTGCTGCCCAACGGGCGGTGGCTGCCGTTCGTCATCGCCCACGGCGTGCTGGACCAGTTCGTGCCGATCACGTCGGTGCTGTCCCAGGTTCTCGAACTCGACCGGCTGGGCTACCGCTACCGGTTCACCGTCTACCCGTTCGAAGACCACGTGACGTGGGTGCTCGACGACGAGTTCGACGATCCGATCGCCCACATGGGCACCGGGCTCCGCCAGCCCGACCCCGGGCACATCACCTACTCGTGGTATCCGGAGCTGGTGCGGCCCGATCTCGGCCTTGGGCCCCAGCACGTTTGGTGGTTGTCGAACCTGTCGGCCGATGCCGACCTGGCCGGCAAGCGGGGCGCCGTCGCGACCGTGGACGCGCGGTCGTATGCGCGCCCTGACCCGACGCGCACGATCCGCCGTCGGCGCGGCGTCGAACCCGACCTCGACCTGTCCCCCGGCCTGTACACCGAACTGCTCTGGCGCACAGGTCCGGGCGTCGAGCCCATGCCGTTCCTGACGCTGAAGCTGACCGGCGTCGCGGGCATCACCGTCGACGTCGCCCGGGCCGGGCTCGCGTCGCTGGACACGTCGAGCATCGATATCTCCACCGACACCGAGACGCGTGTCGAACTCGCCGCTCTGCCGCCCGACGTGGCGGTTCTGCTCGACGGCGAGCCAGTCGGTACGGACGTTCGGGTGCCCGTCGGGCGGCACACCATCGCCCTGACCGCGGCGACCGTGCCCTCGAAAGAGGTGATGGCAGCGTTGCTGCGCCGGTAA
- the stp_8 gene encoding arabinose efflux permease family protein has product MPDGTRVDAEQRQVSGLAAVMTVLAMGLGYAIAIGDPTTFSANLQLVSAGVGITGSTATFVASLATLTLAAAVLSAGALGDLYGMRRMYLFGLAGAIVFSVLAAAAPAPAVLIVARAGAGVTLAFLIGLSLAITNAVFPPGRRAAAIAAYFGVGYAVATPMPAISGMLGHAIGWRACFFVAPVIGLLGLLVTWRFVPETVRANRRLDVLGMALFAVALLGLIFGVSRIETGINAVGLVAIGVGLVTGCAFVMQELRVEDPALDMRVFRSGRFNAAVTAGVLFNIVLGGSMVLLSFYLVTVRKESHELFGLLLIPATALAAVAATSAGPAANRFSPRTVMITGLLVMLGGLLSMRLFDLDTTRTTVFVTTALIVVGGALVTTPQATIMMSSAPTDLGGAVSAVKSAVNEGGYSLGPALFALVGINLFLTDSAHDLSRSGITRAETREALLTVHGGHGAQMVNPEQARLVVEQAPHNAVDAIHTLSVIMAIGPIAAIILALWLIKPANRSAGGQ; this is encoded by the coding sequence GTGCCGGACGGTACTCGCGTCGACGCCGAGCAGCGTCAGGTGTCGGGGCTCGCCGCTGTGATGACGGTGCTCGCGATGGGCCTCGGGTATGCGATCGCGATCGGCGACCCGACCACCTTCTCGGCCAATCTGCAATTGGTCTCGGCCGGTGTGGGCATCACCGGGTCCACCGCGACGTTTGTCGCCAGCCTGGCCACCCTGACCCTGGCCGCCGCCGTGCTGAGCGCCGGTGCGCTGGGCGACCTGTACGGCATGCGGCGGATGTACCTGTTCGGGCTGGCCGGGGCGATCGTGTTCAGCGTGCTCGCCGCCGCCGCACCCGCACCGGCGGTGCTGATCGTCGCGCGTGCAGGTGCCGGTGTGACGCTGGCGTTTCTGATCGGCCTGTCGCTGGCGATCACGAACGCGGTGTTTCCGCCGGGCCGGCGGGCCGCGGCGATCGCCGCGTACTTCGGTGTCGGCTACGCGGTAGCGACCCCGATGCCGGCGATCAGCGGCATGCTCGGCCACGCGATCGGTTGGCGGGCCTGCTTTTTCGTGGCACCGGTCATCGGGCTCCTCGGCTTGCTCGTCACGTGGCGGTTCGTGCCCGAGACGGTGCGCGCGAACCGTCGGCTCGACGTGCTCGGAATGGCGTTGTTCGCGGTCGCGCTGCTAGGACTGATCTTCGGCGTCTCACGTATCGAGACCGGGATCAACGCGGTCGGACTGGTCGCGATCGGCGTCGGCCTGGTCACCGGCTGCGCATTCGTCATGCAGGAGTTGCGGGTTGAGGATCCGGCGCTCGACATGCGGGTGTTCCGGTCGGGCCGGTTCAACGCCGCCGTGACCGCGGGCGTGCTGTTCAACATCGTGCTCGGCGGGTCGATGGTGTTGCTCTCGTTCTATCTGGTGACGGTCCGCAAGGAGTCGCACGAGCTGTTCGGCCTGCTGTTGATTCCGGCCACCGCGCTGGCCGCCGTCGCCGCCACCTCGGCCGGGCCCGCCGCGAACCGGTTCAGCCCGCGCACCGTAATGATCACCGGGCTCCTGGTCATGCTCGGCGGGCTGTTGTCGATGAGGCTCTTCGACCTCGACACGACGCGCACGACGGTGTTCGTCACCACCGCGCTGATCGTGGTGGGCGGCGCGCTCGTCACGACACCGCAGGCCACGATCATGATGAGCAGTGCGCCAACCGATCTCGGCGGCGCGGTCTCCGCCGTCAAGAGCGCGGTCAACGAAGGCGGATACTCGCTCGGCCCTGCGCTTTTCGCGCTCGTCGGCATCAACCTGTTCCTCACCGACAGCGCGCACGACCTGTCCCGCTCCGGCATCACACGCGCCGAGACCCGCGAGGCGCTGCTGACCGTGCACGGCGGTCACGGGGCGCAGATGGTCAACCCCGAGCAGGCGCGGCTGGTGGTGGAGCAGGCGCCGCATAACGCCGTCGACGCCATCCACACGCTGAGCGTGATCATGGCCATCGGCCCGATCGCGGCGATCATCCTGGCACTCTGGTTGATCAAGCCGGCGAACCGCTCAGCAGGCGGCCAGTAG
- the wax-dgaT_4 gene encoding diacylglycerol O-acyltransferase: MERLSAFDATMLYSESSSVPLNVCSIACLDTSTIPGGYDFDRVREHLATRLEALPELRAKLANSQLNLDHPVWVDDDELDLEYHLHRIALPAPGGRNELVNVCSRIAAAPLDRSKPLWEMWVIEGIHETDPFDAGDVALMIKVHHAAVDGVSAANLISKLCDVEPDGPPPEPVEGVGGARPFEITAGGLVRAFTRPWQLTRAVPATLSTVFSTITRARSGTAMAAPFSAPATVFNAEITSDRTIALAQLDLDDVKRVKNAFDVKLNDVVMALCAGALREYLLKRGELPDDPLIAVVPASVHDKSDRPGRNKLSGFFNNLQTHIDDPGERLRTIAESSSRAKAHSADIAPTLLADVTQALPPALFGMAMEVLSHTPLKHTPIHNVIISNVAGPQDKLYAMGAEMKALYPLGPIFHGSGLNITVMSLTGKLNVGIIACRKLVNDLWDLADRFETALDELLAAC; the protein is encoded by the coding sequence ATGGAACGGCTGAGTGCATTCGACGCGACGATGCTCTACAGCGAATCATCCAGTGTCCCACTGAATGTGTGTTCAATCGCCTGCCTTGATACGTCGACGATCCCCGGTGGCTACGACTTCGACCGAGTCCGCGAGCATCTGGCCACGCGCTTGGAGGCTTTGCCGGAGCTGCGGGCAAAACTCGCCAACAGTCAGCTGAACCTCGATCATCCGGTGTGGGTGGACGACGACGAGTTGGACCTCGAGTACCACCTGCACCGCATCGCGCTGCCCGCGCCCGGCGGGCGCAACGAACTGGTCAATGTCTGTTCACGGATCGCCGCGGCACCCCTGGACCGCAGCAAGCCGTTGTGGGAGATGTGGGTGATCGAGGGCATCCACGAAACCGACCCGTTCGACGCCGGCGACGTCGCGTTGATGATCAAGGTGCATCACGCCGCCGTGGACGGGGTGTCGGCGGCCAACCTGATCAGCAAGCTGTGCGACGTCGAACCCGACGGCCCCCCACCAGAGCCCGTCGAGGGCGTCGGCGGCGCCAGGCCGTTCGAGATCACCGCCGGCGGCCTGGTGCGCGCGTTCACCCGTCCGTGGCAACTGACCAGAGCGGTGCCCGCCACGTTGTCGACCGTCTTCAGCACGATCACCCGCGCCCGCTCCGGCACCGCCATGGCCGCCCCGTTCTCGGCTCCGGCGACGGTGTTCAACGCCGAGATCACCTCCGACCGCACCATCGCGTTGGCTCAGCTCGACCTCGACGACGTCAAGCGGGTCAAGAACGCCTTCGACGTCAAACTCAACGACGTGGTGATGGCGCTGTGTGCCGGAGCGCTGCGCGAGTACCTGCTCAAGCGAGGCGAGCTGCCGGACGATCCGCTGATCGCGGTGGTCCCGGCGTCGGTGCACGACAAGTCGGACCGGCCCGGCCGCAACAAGCTCTCGGGCTTCTTCAACAACCTGCAGACCCATATCGACGATCCCGGCGAACGGCTGCGCACCATCGCCGAATCCAGTTCGCGCGCAAAGGCTCACAGCGCCGACATCGCTCCCACCCTGCTGGCCGACGTGACGCAGGCACTGCCGCCCGCACTGTTCGGCATGGCGATGGAGGTGCTGTCCCACACGCCGCTGAAGCACACGCCGATCCACAACGTGATCATCTCGAATGTGGCTGGGCCGCAAGACAAGCTGTACGCGATGGGCGCCGAGATGAAAGCGCTCTACCCGCTCGGCCCGATCTTCCACGGCTCCGGGCTCAACATCACCGTGATGTCGTTGACGGGCAAGCTGAACGTCGGGATCATCGCGTGCCGCAAGCTGGTCAACGATCTGTGGGACCTCGCCGACCGGTTCGAAACCGCGCTGGACGAACTACTGGCCGCCTGCTGA
- a CDS encoding cyclic nucleotide-binding protein translates to MDNRKYARESEQARKQEIEQDARRLREFETFSKFSDSDLRRLVEAAHRTSTSGPWPLIQEQTPSDACYILLSGEVGVYVGHDRIAVVGPGEVIGESVLRRGALRNATVTTTGRADVLHINRDDLARLVDEMPALREAMDATVARHAPQATKQG, encoded by the coding sequence ATGGACAACCGCAAGTACGCCCGCGAAAGCGAACAGGCTCGTAAACAGGAGATCGAACAGGACGCCCGTCGCCTCCGCGAGTTCGAGACCTTCTCCAAGTTCTCCGACAGCGACCTCAGACGCCTGGTCGAAGCGGCGCACCGCACGTCGACGTCAGGGCCGTGGCCGCTGATCCAGGAGCAGACCCCGTCGGACGCCTGCTACATCCTGCTCAGCGGTGAGGTCGGCGTCTACGTCGGCCACGACCGCATCGCCGTCGTCGGCCCCGGCGAGGTGATCGGCGAATCGGTGCTGCGCCGCGGTGCACTGCGCAACGCGACCGTGACGACGACGGGGCGAGCAGACGTGCTCCACATCAACCGCGACGACCTCGCCCGGTTGGTCGATGAGATGCCTGCGCTGCGCGAGGCGATGGACGCGACCGTTGCCCGCCACGCCCCGCAGGCCACCAAGCAGGGCTGA
- the pknH_3 gene encoding serine/threonine protein kinase, whose amino-acid sequence MSSPKGGSRLGTRFGPYELKSLIGVGGMGEVYRAWDTAKERTVAIKLLRPDMAADPNFQERFRRESRVAARLQEPHVIPVHDFGDIDGVLYIDMRLVEGASLKELIRTAGPLPATRAVSIITQVAAALDAAHSNGLVHRDIKPENVLLTHDDFAYIVDFGIAHGGGEANVTKTGLVIGSCAYMAPERISGERGGPASDIYSLTCLLYECLTGRAPYDSGDLREIMGAHLFSPPPRPSIMRRGISRAFDEVIECGMAKKPTDRYTTAGELAKAAAAAAEQPPVVMPVAPPPAPSTRQFSAVDPNPASTRYQPMYAPQPPPPTNRKRFGPAQVGLVVTTVVLFTAAVVLAMVLAFGDNGGSAPQTPLAVPPSTTTETTTPPTTTAPSTTTTTTPTTTGPPIAGVSGTDSQGFIGHTTRCDAGSTPVAAIRTAQSLAVICESGAGTYQYRGERLRDGANVQLNAQPMGGGFVATNPADGARYDVQPGLLTISSNGKVDSAEPALEYGSAAR is encoded by the coding sequence GTGAGCTCCCCGAAGGGCGGTTCCCGTCTGGGCACGCGATTCGGGCCGTATGAGCTGAAGTCTCTGATCGGCGTCGGCGGCATGGGCGAGGTGTACCGGGCGTGGGACACCGCGAAGGAACGGACCGTGGCCATCAAGCTGCTCCGTCCGGATATGGCGGCCGATCCCAACTTCCAGGAACGCTTCCGGCGTGAGTCGCGCGTCGCCGCGCGCCTGCAGGAACCGCACGTCATCCCCGTTCACGACTTCGGCGACATCGACGGTGTGCTCTACATCGACATGCGCCTCGTCGAAGGAGCCAGCCTCAAGGAGTTGATTCGGACCGCCGGCCCGTTGCCCGCGACGCGGGCGGTGTCGATCATCACCCAGGTCGCGGCCGCGCTGGACGCCGCGCATTCGAATGGGCTGGTACACCGCGACATCAAGCCAGAGAACGTGCTGCTGACCCACGACGATTTCGCCTACATCGTCGACTTCGGCATCGCGCACGGCGGCGGCGAAGCCAACGTCACCAAGACCGGCCTGGTCATCGGGTCGTGCGCGTACATGGCGCCGGAACGCATCAGCGGCGAACGCGGCGGCCCGGCCTCCGACATCTACTCGCTGACCTGCCTGCTCTACGAATGCCTGACCGGCCGCGCGCCGTACGACTCCGGCGACCTGCGCGAGATCATGGGCGCGCACCTGTTCTCGCCGCCGCCGCGCCCGAGCATCATGCGGCGCGGCATCAGCCGGGCGTTCGACGAGGTCATCGAGTGCGGCATGGCGAAGAAGCCCACCGATCGCTACACGACGGCCGGTGAGTTGGCCAAGGCGGCCGCCGCTGCGGCCGAGCAGCCACCGGTCGTGATGCCGGTAGCGCCACCGCCGGCCCCGTCGACGCGCCAATTCTCGGCCGTCGACCCGAATCCGGCGAGCACCCGCTATCAACCGATGTACGCGCCGCAGCCGCCGCCGCCGACGAACCGCAAGCGGTTCGGTCCGGCGCAGGTCGGGCTGGTGGTGACGACGGTCGTGCTGTTCACCGCCGCGGTGGTGCTGGCCATGGTGCTGGCGTTCGGCGACAACGGCGGGTCCGCGCCGCAGACGCCGCTGGCCGTGCCGCCGTCGACGACGACCGAGACGACGACCCCGCCCACGACCACCGCACCGTCGACGACCACCACGACGACGCCGACGACCACCGGACCTCCGATCGCCGGGGTGTCGGGTACGGACTCGCAGGGCTTCATCGGGCACACCACGCGCTGCGACGCGGGGAGCACGCCGGTCGCGGCGATCCGGACGGCACAGTCGCTGGCGGTGATCTGCGAGTCGGGTGCGGGCACCTATCAGTACCGCGGGGAGCGGCTGCGCGACGGGGCAAACGTGCAGCTCAATGCGCAGCCGATGGGCGGCGGGTTCGTCGCCACCAATCCGGCCGACGGCGCACGCTACGACGTGCAACCCGGCCTGCTGACGATTTCGAGCAACGGCAAGGTCGACTCGGCCGAACCGGCGCTGGAGTACGGCTCGGCGGCCCGCTGA